A genomic window from Variovorax paradoxus includes:
- a CDS encoding threonine synthase has translation MRNPNLRGLQCLRCDALYPVTLSHDGCPACKRAGFHVALRASYLPDSTEAIPMPYTSGFALGEGQTPLQDMPELAQQFGVARLALKDESRNPTGSHKDRMTAVGVAQALDFDAHTLVLASSGNAAVSAAHYAWAAGLGCEVATYEGMPATYTRQLDALGARRYVFADNAGRWAFVRERSQHPGYFALTNYRLPALGSAPLAIEGYKPIALECVADGGLPDHIVIPTARGDLAWGIYAGFRDLMAAGRIARLPRLWLVEPFPRLARVLAGGAINGSYPGHTAQFSTAGATVTYLQWQAATATGGGAVVVGDDEARAARRLLSSVGVSAELCAAGGLAALRQLRESNAIAADAHVVLMLTANATGDPSWPDRPI, from the coding sequence ATGCGCAACCCGAACCTGCGCGGGCTGCAATGCCTGCGATGCGATGCGCTCTACCCGGTCACGCTGTCGCACGACGGCTGTCCCGCATGCAAGCGCGCGGGCTTCCACGTGGCGCTGCGCGCCAGCTACCTGCCCGACAGCACCGAGGCGATACCCATGCCCTACACCTCCGGCTTCGCGCTGGGGGAGGGGCAGACGCCGCTGCAGGACATGCCGGAGCTGGCGCAGCAGTTCGGCGTGGCGCGCCTGGCCCTCAAGGACGAATCGCGTAACCCCACCGGCTCGCACAAGGACCGCATGACGGCGGTGGGCGTGGCGCAGGCGCTCGACTTCGACGCCCACACGCTGGTGCTGGCCTCGTCGGGCAACGCGGCCGTGTCGGCTGCGCACTATGCATGGGCCGCGGGCCTGGGCTGCGAAGTGGCGACCTACGAGGGCATGCCGGCCACCTACACGCGGCAGCTCGACGCACTTGGTGCGCGGCGCTATGTCTTCGCCGACAACGCGGGCCGCTGGGCCTTCGTGCGCGAGCGTTCGCAGCACCCTGGCTACTTCGCACTGACCAACTACCGCCTGCCCGCGCTGGGCAGTGCTCCGCTGGCCATCGAGGGCTACAAGCCGATTGCGCTCGAATGCGTGGCCGATGGCGGCCTGCCGGATCACATCGTGATTCCCACCGCGCGCGGCGACCTGGCTTGGGGCATCTATGCGGGCTTTCGCGACCTGATGGCCGCGGGGCGCATTGCGCGCCTGCCCAGGCTCTGGCTGGTGGAGCCATTCCCGCGCCTGGCGCGCGTGCTCGCGGGCGGCGCCATCAATGGCAGCTACCCGGGCCACACCGCGCAGTTTTCCACTGCGGGGGCCACCGTCACCTACCTGCAGTGGCAGGCCGCGACCGCCACAGGCGGTGGCGCAGTGGTCGTGGGCGACGACGAAGCGCGCGCCGCGCGGCGGCTGCTCAGCTCGGTCGGCGTCAGTGCTGAGCTGTGCGCGGCGGGCGGCCTGGCCGCATTGCGCCAGCTGCGCGAGAGCAACGCCATCGC